In one Sesamum indicum cultivar Zhongzhi No. 13 linkage group LG12, S_indicum_v1.0, whole genome shotgun sequence genomic region, the following are encoded:
- the LOC105175154 gene encoding uncharacterized protein LOC105175154, with amino-acid sequence MGTGSPDRRPARRRRKYAYLWVVTAVVGSGLLFLILGLTVFKPKHLVTAVNSFSLAHFDSSVDILKRRVYLNFTLDAQVTVENPNWVGLKYANTTAVLRYRGNDAGEAPIPAGEIGARDTRILNISLALMADRLLDDSDFYSNAISGTLHFQNFVRVSGKVRIVFNIHVVAYSTCDLDIHLSTATITNKTCHYKTKL; translated from the coding sequence ATGGGCACTGGCTCTCCAGATCGCCGCCCAGCGCGGCGAAGGAGGAAATACGCCTATCTTTGGGTGGTCACTGCCGTAGTGGGATCGGGCTTGCTATTCCTGATTCTGGGCCTCACTGTTTTCAAACCCAAGCATCTCGTCACCGCCGTTAACTCCTTCTCCCTCGCCCACTTTGATTCCTCCGTCGATATACTCAAACGCCGCGTCTACCTGAATTTCACCCTCGACGCCCAAGTCACCGTCGAGAACCCTAACTGGGTCGGTCTCAAGTACGCAAACACAACCGCTGTCCTCAGGTACCGAGGCAACGACGCCGGAGAGGCCCCCATCCCCGCGGGAGAGATCGGCGCGCGCGACACCCGCATTCTGAACATCTCGCTTGCGTTAATGGCGGATCGTCTTCTCGACGACTCTGATTTCTATTCCAATGCCATCTCCGGCACGTTGCATTTCCAGAATTTCGTAAGAGTCTCCGGGAAAGTCCGCATAGTTTTCAATATTCACGTCGTCGCCTACAGCACCTGTGATCTGGACATCCATCTTTCCACGGCGACGATCACTAACAAGACATGCCattacaagactaaattaTAG
- the LOC105174915 gene encoding putative BPI/LBP family protein At1g04970, translating to MARSIFPFLLLFLVAFSSSCVHSHEVGYMAAEVSNKGLQFLKDLLIEKAESSLVPLELPKIEKYVKIPFVGRVQMVLSNITIERVHVTLSTLKTGDSGIVIDVSGATANLSMNWEYSYSTWLLPITVSDKGSATVEVEGLEVGLTLSLTTLQGSLKLSLLECGCYVNDIYIKLDGGASWLYQGLVDAFESKISSAVEDAVSKKIKESIVGLDSMLQSLPKEVPVTNIAALNVTFVDDPELTESSLDLEVNGLFSSKDAVVLSSHYHRSIRDSLSCKEADKMVKISLHEDVLKSASYVYFNASKMQWIVDKLPDQSLLNTAGWRFIIPKLYKMYPNHDMNLNVSVSSPPTIEVENQQITATILLDVVIDVLDVEEVIPVLSFSMGIGTSTSAEISRNALTGSVKLNDFTLSLNWSKVGDLHMRLIQTLASTVLKTVILPYINLKLSEGFQLPVFHGYKLQDARILCTDSWIVICSDVTSI from the exons ATGGCGCGCTCAATCTTCCCTTTTCTGTTGCTCTTTTTAGTtgccttttcttcttcttgtgtTCATTCTCATGAAGTAGGGTATATGGCAGCGGAAGTATCAAACAAGGGTCTTCAATTTCTCAAGGATTTGTTGATAGAAAAGGCGGAGTCTTCATTAGTTCCGCTTGAGCTGCCCAAGATTGAGAAGTATGTGAAAATCCCGTTTGTGGGTAGAGTTCAAATGGTTCTTTCCAATATTACTATTGAAAGAGTTCATGTAACTTTATCTACTCTAAAAACTGGAGATAGCGGGATAGTTATAGATGTATCTGGTGCCACTGCGAATTTAAGTATGAATTGGGAGTATTCGTACAGTACTTGGTTACTTCCAATCACGGTCTCTGATAAGGGAAGTGCCACTGTTGAG GTTGAAGGATTGGAGGTTGGCCTTACCCTCAGTTTGACTACTCTTCAAGGATCTCTAAAGCTGTCTCTTTTGGAATGTGGATGTTACGTGaacgatatatatataaagttggATGGTGGAGCATCATGGCTTTACCAAGG ATTGGTGGATGCTTTTGAGAGCAAAATTAGTTCTGCTGTTGAGGATGCTGTTTCGAAGAAAATAAAGGAATCAATTGTAGGGCTTGACTCTATGCTGCAATCTCTTCCCAAGGAAGTACCTGTAACTAATATCGCTGCATTAAATGTTACATTTGTTGATGACCCAGAGCTGACTGAGTCATCCCTTGACCTTGAAGTAAATGGGTTGTTCTCTTCCAAGGATGCAGTTGTGCTTTCCAGCCACTACCACAGATCAATACGAGATTCACTTTCCTGCAAGGAAGCAGATAAGATGGTCAAAATCTCGTTGCATGAAGATGTTCTCAAGTCTGCATCATATGTTTACTTTAAT GCAAGCAAGATGCAGTGGATTGTTGATAAACTGCCAGACCAGTCCCTCTTGAACACAGCTGGATGGAGGTTCATCATTCCGAAGTTGTATAAGATGTACCCAAATCATGACATGAATTTGAATGTTTCTGTATCTTCACCACCAACCatagaagttgaaaatcaGCAGATTACGGCAACAATTCTTTTAGATGTGGTCATTGATGTTTTGGATGTGGAGGAAGTAATACCAGTTTTATCCTTTTCCATG GGGATTGGTACTTCCACGTCGGCTGAAATTTCAAGGAATGCTCTCACTGGTAGTGTAAAGTTAAATGACTTCACTTTGTCTCTTAATTGGAGCAAAGTTGGTGACTTGCACATGCGTCTGATCCAG ACATTAGCATCCACGGTGCTGAAGACTGTGATCTTgccatatataaatttaaaactcaGTGAAGGATTTCAGTTACCCGTTTTCCATGGTTACAAGCTTCAAGATGCCCGAATCCTCTGCACAGACTCCTGGATTGTGATATGCAGTGACGTGACATCCATCTGA